The window TTTTCTTGAAATAGAAGCTTCTAGGGGCTCTTATTTTCGTGGAATGTTCCGTATGCGGAGTGTTCGGCATCAAATAAGAGTCTCTGGAGACTCTTATTTCCCAACATTAGCCACTTTTTCTCGAAATAGAAGCTTCTAGGGGCTCTTATTTTCGTGGAATGACCCGTATGGAGTACTCGGCATCAAATAAGAGCCTCTAGAGACTCTTATTACCCACCATTAGCTACTTTTTCTCGAGTTTGCTTCCTATGTTTGATTGGAATGTCAAATTTTTTGGAGCTCACCTACAGCAAGTGAAAAACAATTGGGAAATGCCCATAGAGTCTCATATTGGCTTTGAAGTTAACTTAATTCTAGAGGAATATCAGGAAACGATCATGGAAAAGAATCGTTATCAGAAAAAGCTGCCTTTCATTAGGCAGCTTTTTCGATTACACGAATCGTCAAGATTGTTCCAGTATTGGCTGGGGTCATGACAGGGTATTTGAACGACTCCATTGCTTTTGACAGACAGATCAGCAATTAGATTTCTCTACCATACTACCATACAAGTATGGTAGTATGGTAGTAATAGTAATGATACGAAGGAGTTGCTCAATGAACTATACAATCAAACCACCGATTCATTCCGCGCGTGAAGCTGTTTACCACACACTTAAGGGGCAAATTTTAAGTAACGAGCTACTTCCTGGTACAAGTATTTCGGAGAAAGAAATGTCGATTCAGTTTGGTGTTAGCCGAACGCCAGTAAGAGAAAGTTTTGTTCGACTATCTCAGGAAGGATTGTTGGATATCTACCCGCAACGCGGAACGGTTGTCTCGCTCATCGACTTAGAGCTTGTGGAAGAAGCACGATTCATGCGCGAACAGCTAGAATGCGCTGTCATTCGATTGGCTTGTCTCAGCTTTCCTTCTGAAGAATTGGATGCTCTTCAAACCAACCTTATTTTGCAAAGAAAATGTGTCGCCGAGCAGGATTATAAAAAAATGTTTGAATATGATGAAGCCTTCCATAGAACTCTCTTTAAAGGCTGTAGCAAACTCAATACATGGGCGGTTATTCAACAAATCAATGTACACCTAAACAGGACCCGAATGCTAAGGCTTGCTGCTGACCATCATTGGGATGATCTTTTTACTCAGCATCAACAAATGGTGGAAGCCATTCAAGAAAGCAACGTAGTATGGGCAGAAAAAGTAATGAGTGAGCACATGCATTTGACCATTTTAGATCAAGCATTGCTCAAGCAAAAGTTCCCCACATACTTCAAATAACGAGAGGAGACAACGGGTATGAAAATGGTATTCCGATGGTTTGGCGAAGGTAATGACACCGTCAGTCTTGATCAAATTAAGCAAATCCCCGGCGTAGAGGGCATCGTCTGGGCACTGCATGACATCCCGGTGGGTGAAGAATGGCCGATGGATAAAATCATGGTGGTAAAAGAAAAAGCCGATCATGCAGGTCTCCATTTGAAAGTCGTGGAGAGTGTAAACATTCATGAGGATATTAAACTAGGACTTCCTACTCGAGATACATATATCGAAAATTATAAGAAAACAATCGTTAAACTTGCAGCTGTTGGCGTCAAAGTGATTTGCTATAACTTCATGCCTGTATTTGATTGGGTACGAACAGATTTACATAAAGTCCTTGAAGACGGGTCTACAGCCTTATTTTATGAACAAAGTAAAATAGCCAATCTAAATTTAGACGAGCAAGTTCAACGAATAAATGCAAACCCGAATTTTACAATGCCTGGTTGGGAGCCAGAACGCCTGGGTCGCTTAACCGAGTTGTTTGATGCCTATCGCGATGTGACCGAAGAAGAATTGTTCAATAACGCCAAATATTTTCTTGATGCTATTATTCCAGTTGCTGCCGAACACGATATTCAAATGGCCATTCATCCGGATGACCCACCATGGCCGATATTCGGACTCCCGCGAATCATGACTAACCAGACAAACATTCGACGCTTCTTAAACCTGCACGCTAGTCCGTATAACGGCCTCACACTTTGCAGCGGATCTCTTGGAGCTAACCTTTCCAATAATATAGTTGCGATGGTGCATGAATTTGCTGATCGCATTCCATTTGTACATTTGCGTAATGTCCGTGTTTACGAAAATGGGGATTTCATCGAAACCTCACACCGTACGCTGGACGGAACAGTTGATATGTCTGGAATCGTTCAAGCACTGCATCAAAATAATTTTGATGGTTTTTGCAGACCAGATCACGGCAGACATATATGGAACGAACAATGTCGTCCAGGCTATGGCCTATACGACCGCGCTCTTGGCATTATGTATCTCTGGGGACTTTGGGATGCATATTCCAAAGATTCAC is drawn from Paenibacillus sp. V4I7 and contains these coding sequences:
- a CDS encoding GntR family transcriptional regulator; protein product: MNYTIKPPIHSAREAVYHTLKGQILSNELLPGTSISEKEMSIQFGVSRTPVRESFVRLSQEGLLDIYPQRGTVVSLIDLELVEEARFMREQLECAVIRLACLSFPSEELDALQTNLILQRKCVAEQDYKKMFEYDEAFHRTLFKGCSKLNTWAVIQQINVHLNRTRMLRLAADHHWDDLFTQHQQMVEAIQESNVVWAEKVMSEHMHLTILDQALLKQKFPTYFK
- the uxuA gene encoding mannonate dehydratase → MKMVFRWFGEGNDTVSLDQIKQIPGVEGIVWALHDIPVGEEWPMDKIMVVKEKADHAGLHLKVVESVNIHEDIKLGLPTRDTYIENYKKTIVKLAAVGVKVICYNFMPVFDWVRTDLHKVLEDGSTALFYEQSKIANLNLDEQVQRINANPNFTMPGWEPERLGRLTELFDAYRDVTEEELFNNAKYFLDAIIPVAAEHDIQMAIHPDDPPWPIFGLPRIMTNQTNIRRFLNLHASPYNGLTLCSGSLGANLSNNIVAMVHEFADRIPFVHLRNVRVYENGDFIETSHRTLDGTVDMSGIVQALHQNNFDGFCRPDHGRHIWNEQCRPGYGLYDRALGIMYLWGLWDAYSKDSLTEKAVGN